Proteins from a genomic interval of Vicia villosa cultivar HV-30 ecotype Madison, WI unplaced genomic scaffold, Vvil1.0 ctg.004457F_1_1, whole genome shotgun sequence:
- the LOC131642078 gene encoding uncharacterized protein LOC131642078 has translation MSDNQPARRTASSREGMGGAKGRKGSSKKEVKEVKEVKEVKEVKEKKKVLTGSASRPLGVHGSDVQTQSSGVINADGSDTEWDEDWYNYLHSEEFARREE, from the exons atgtcagacaatcaaccagcacgcaggactgcgtcttctagagagg gaatgggtggcgctaagggaagaaagggttcttcaaagaaggaggtgaaggaggtgaaggaggtgaaggaggtgaaggaggtgaaggagaagaagaaggttttgactggttctgcttctcgtcccctgggggtccatggctcggacgtgcagactcagtcttcaggcgtgatcaacgctgatggttctgatactgagtgggatgaggattggtataattatcttcattcggaggagttcgctcgtcgggaagaataa